The nucleotide window AGGTGTTGCCCGCCGTGAACGTGTTCACTGCCAGCCGGACGGTCCCGTCGCCGTCGCGATCGGCCACCCGGACGCGGGCGTCGTAGACGTCCTGGGGACTCGCGATCCGGACCGAGGCCGCGTCGGCCCCGTCGAGCGTGACCGGGATCTCCGCGACGTCACCCTGGTGTTCTGTGAGCCGATCACTCTCGATCGTCGCGCTTGGCCCGTCGCTGGCCTCGACGATGATCGGCCGCGAACTGTTCCCGGCCGTGAGGTCGTACCGGCCCGGGGAAAGCCCGGAGAGGTCCATCGTGGTCGTCCAGACGCCGTCCCGGCCGGCGGTCGCGGTGGTCTCTCGATCCCCGACCGAGACGGCGACCGTCTCGTCGGGCGTCGCCGTCCCGGCCAGCGTTCGCTCGGTCGGGCGGTGGACCGGCGCGACGACCGCAATCGAATGCGTCCGCGAGTGCTCGGGCCCCGCGATCGTCAGGGTGTATCGGCCTGGATCGACACCGGCGAGATCGAGCGGGGCCGACACGCGCGGGCCTGTCCCGGCGGTCGTCTCCGCGCTCGCGACGGTCTGACCGTCGGCGTCGGTGACGGTGAGCGTCACGGGCCGATCCGGCGCGGCGGCAAACCACCACGTCGGTGCGACCCCGTCGCGGGCGTGGACCGTCCGTTCGCCTCCGAACGGTGCCGCCAGATCGACCGCCGTGCCTGTCACTCGCGGTGAGTCGTCCTCGAACAGAGCGTCCTCGGGCGCTCCCGGGAGCGGGCTACCGGAGTCGAGGGCGAGTCTCGCCTCGACGTTGCCTGGCAGGTCCAGCCGGTCGGTGTCGATCGCGAGATAGAGTCGATCGCGATCACGGTCGGGGATCGCGGTGATCGCGTGGGTGGCGTTCGACAGCGAGCGGCGCGTTTCCCCCGCATTGGGGTCTCGGGGCACACCGAGGAGTGTCAGTTCGAGGCCGGTCTCCCAGTCGTCGGACGCGCGCACGAGATTCGCCGTCGCGTTCGGGCCGCCCTGCTGGTCGAGCAGCGGGACGATCCCAACGGCGTCGATCGAGACGATCGCCGTGCCCGACCCGACGGTCGCGCCGCGGGTCGCGTTCGTCTCGATCGCGTGCCGAAGGTCCGCGCGCGAGTCGATGTTGGCGTCTGCAGGCGCGGTCCAACTGTCCAGCAACGGCCCGTCGCGGGCCCCCAGCGCGAACCCGCGAGTCGCGTTCTGGCTCGATCCGTCCACAGGGGCCAGCGGCCCGGACTCCGGGATGCCAAGCGTGGCCCAGTAGTCCGACGCTCCGGACAGGCCGAGATCGACACGATCGAAGAGGACGTAGACGTGCCCGGTCGCGGGGTCGATCTCGACGCGAACCGGATCGTCGGGGGAGAGTCCGAGGGTGTCGGCGGGCCCGAGCGGAGTCCCCGACGATGTCTCGATCGCGAACGTCGCCGGGTCGCCGTCGGTCACCGCGAAGAAGCGCTCGGTCGTCGTTGACCCGTTCGCCGCACGGAGCGCCCCCGCCAGACCCGTCGCCTGGAGTTCGGCCACGACCGTCGCACCGGTGACGCGTTGCTCGCGGTCGAGACTGCCGTTCTCGATCGCCGTCCGCACCGCCGTGCCGGTCTGGGCCGTCTCGTAAATCGATTCGGAGCCGTGGTAGATCGCGATCCCCTCCGTCGAACGCCGTTCGACGCGCAACGCTCCAACCCCGTGATCGCCCTCGAAGGTATCATTCGTCGCGTCGTACCGCTCGTGGGCGGTCACTCGGTACACGAACGAGCCGTCGGTGCCCGCGCCGAGCGCGCGGTCGAAGCTGTTGAACTGGGACCGAACGTCGACGACGCTGTCCTCACCGACCGCCTCGATCGCCGTTCGCGGGTCGGCGTCGCCCGCCGTGTAGGTGTTCAGGCGCAGGCGGACGGCCCCGTCGTCGTCACGGTCCGCGACGCGGACGATGCGTTCCCACCCCGCACGGTCGCTGCCCACCCGGACCGTGACCCGGTCGCGATCACCGACCGAGATGGGGATCGTCGCCACGTCACCGCGGACGACGCTCGAATTCTCGACGGCGATCGAACTGTCCGGATCGGGGTCGGGGCGGACTTCTCCGGCTCCCCCCACGTCGATCGACGTCTCGACGGTCCGGTCACCGCTCGCGTCGTCTCTGGCGAGCGAACTCACCTCGGGAACGGTGAACGCGACGCCAGTCACCCCCGAGGGAATCGTACCGGGAGGCAGAACCAGGGAGACACGATCGGTCTCGGCGTCCGAGATCACACGGAGAGCGTCGCGGTCGATGCCGTTCGGCCCGATCGGATTGCCGGACCCGAGACTGACAGTGAATTCGACCTCGCCGGTATCCACGAGGCTAAGAAAGCGCTCGGTCGTCGACGCGTTCGCGGCCCGGAGCGCGCCAGAGAGTCCCGTCGCGTCGATCGTCGCGACTGCCGTGCGGTTCTCGACGGTCGAATTTTCGGTGAGGGTGCCGTCCGCGCGGGCCGACCGGATCGCACTGGCACTGTCGAGTGCCGTCTCGGCGGGCGCCGTCCACATCGTCAGCCCGTTCGTCGTGCGTTCGTACACGCGGAGAACCGATCGATCGGTC belongs to Halococcoides cellulosivorans and includes:
- a CDS encoding DUF7827 domain-containing protein, yielding MIDRSRRFGGRRGALLLFGVVVLVGCALLAVATPAAAETTTPSPSADTPNGTVSIPDQVTVDRGDVARIPVEMNGTDTAFVAIGDEDTDGFRAIVKVEDKNGDGEVILEANTYNLLDQGVSPAVRYRAATNDSVELVRPAPDYDAPLPAPDGARGYRLEVATQYDRSADALGGATDRSVLRVYERTTNGLTMWTAPAETALDSASAIRSARADGTLTENSTVENRTAVATIDATGLSGALRAANASTTERFLSLVDTGEVEFTVSLGSGNPIGPNGIDRDALRVISDAETDRVSLVLPPGTIPSGVTGVAFTVPEVSSLARDDASGDRTVETSIDVGGAGEVRPDPDPDSSIAVENSSVVRGDVATIPISVGDRDRVTVRVGSDRAGWERIVRVADRDDDGAVRLRLNTYTAGDADPRTAIEAVGEDSVVDVRSQFNSFDRALGAGTDGSFVYRVTAHERYDATNDTFEGDHGVGALRVERRSTEGIAIYHGSESIYETAQTGTAVRTAIENGSLDREQRVTGATVVAELQATGLAGALRAANGSTTTERFFAVTDGDPATFAIETSSGTPLGPADTLGLSPDDPVRVEIDPATGHVYVLFDRVDLGLSGASDYWATLGIPESGPLAPVDGSSQNATRGFALGARDGPLLDSWTAPADANIDSRADLRHAIETNATRGATVGSGTAIVSIDAVGIVPLLDQQGGPNATANLVRASDDWETGLELTLLGVPRDPNAGETRRSLSNATHAITAIPDRDRDRLYLAIDTDRLDLPGNVEARLALDSGSPLPGAPEDALFEDDSPRVTGTAVDLAAPFGGERTVHARDGVAPTWWFAAAPDRPVTLTVTDADGQTVASAETTAGTGPRVSAPLDLAGVDPGRYTLTIAGPEHSRTHSIAVVAPVHRPTERTLAGTATPDETVAVSVGDRETTATAGRDGVWTTTMDLSGLSPGRYDLTAGNSSRPIIVEASDGPSATIESDRLTEHQGDVAEIPVTLDGADAASVRIASPQDVYDARVRVADRDGDGTVRLAVNTFTAGNTSTPTNVSYWARGEDSVTAVDQRPMERVGALAVGPTGRTDDDVTAMPVVDGQLRGQADRATLRLEAPGEPTVRGYAGAPSLDDVSVDDIQTGAAGRVFESSRAPTNGTAILELQADGIEGAIEARARRGDTLPVIVPVYYSTDGRQMGSISILQDPVPIFASVEWPVASIGGGSGSPYRVVSRPDTGQYYVFLDVSEPTGSAESIDMHVGTRNASTGAADHLIPDGDDFLSTDWSMWVEETVPDVNESALVDMDDRSYDPAPNQTVSGTTTLPPGTELVVYLESDLDSETGSAFLTEARAVVAPDGTWSTTVDLSDGVEGQDFSIEFYEPSVTPDEFDTAIESTSVSTDRTALPRERTTLSGTSTFGAGDSVQIALYPSLDDRGSAYGDTPVRAVWTTVGTDGDWTAEFDLSALADGRYRLRATANGSAAWTDVTVGDPPGADPIVVRNYRRASTPTDELSPSALMDAKGDYLSGAISLESAVTVMRAYFFG